The genomic interval CTGAAGGACGTGACGGTGGATGCCGTGTTCATGGGCTCGTGCACGAACAGCCGCATCGAGGACCTCCGCGCGTTCGCCTCGGTCATCGAGGGCCGCCGCAAGGCCGAGGGCGTGCGCGTCATGGTCGTCCCGGGCTCGGCGCGGGTGCGCCTGGAGGCCGAAGCCGAGGGCCTCGACAAGGTGTTCACCGACTTCGGCGCTGAGTGGCGCTTCGCGGGGTGCTCGATGTGCCTCGGCATGAACCCCGATCAGCTCGCACCGGGGGAGCGCTGCGCGTCCACGAGCAACCGCAACTTCGAGGGCCGGCAGGGCAAGGGTGGTCGCACGCACCTGGTCTCGCCGCTCGTGGCGGCCGCGACCGCCGTGATGGGCAGACTCGCGAGTCCGTCCGACCTGCCCGCCGTCCTGAAGGTCGAGGCCTGACATGGAGAAGTTCACGACGCACACCGGTGTGGCCGCGCCCCTGAAGCGCTCGGCGGTCGACACCGACCAGATCATCCCCGCGGTCTACCTCAAGCGGGTCACGAAGACCGGCTTCGACGACGCCCTCTTCGCCAACTGGCGTCAGGACCCCGGGTTCATCCTCAACCAGCCCGCGTTCGCGTCGGCATCCATCCTCGTCGCCGGTCCGGACTTCGGCACCGGGTCCAGCCGCGAGCACGCCGTCTGGGCGCTGCGGGACTACGGCTTCAAAGCCGTGCTCAGTCCCAAGTTCGCCGACATCTTCCGCGGCAACGCGGGCAAGCAGGGCCTGGTGACGGGCGTGATCTCCGAGGACGACCTCGAAGCGGTGTGGGCGGCCATCGACGCGGCCCCGGGCATCGAGATGACGGTAGACCTCGCCGAGCGCACCGCCGTGATCGGCGACCCTTCGACAGGCTCAGGACACCGCCTCCGGGTCCCCTTCGACATCGACGATTACACTAGATGGCGGCTCCTCGAAGGGCTCGACGACATCGGGCTGACGCTGCGCAACGAAGACAGGATCGCGCAGTTCGAGGCGCGCCGGGAGGCGTGGCGGCCGCGGACGCTCCCCGTCCGCTGAGGCGATGCCCCCATCAGGGGCTCCGTCTGAAACGTCCTCGGCGCACATCGCCGACACACCGAATGAGGTCCGATCGATGAACACCCTGCTCAGCGCCTCGGCGTCCACACCCCCCGGCGGAGCGGGCTCAGTCCTCGAGTTCCGCGGCGGCCGACCCCTGCGCGGACGCGTCGAGGTCAAGGGCGCGAAGAATCTCGCGACGAAGGCGATGGTGGCCTCCCTCCTCGGCGGGACCGAGAGCGTGCTCCGGGACGTGCCCGACATCAGCGACGTGCAGGTCGTGCGGTCGCTGCTCGAGGTCCACGGCGTGACGATCACCGACGACGGCGAGGGTGTGCTGCGGCTCGACCCGCGCGGCGCGGTGTCGGCCCATATCGAGGAGATCGACGCGCACGCCGGCGCCTCCCGCATCCCGATCCTCTTCTGCGGCCCGCTGGTGCACCTGCTCGGCCAGGCGTTCATCCCCGACCTCGGCGGATGCCGGATCGGCGACCGTCCGATCGACTTCCATCTCGACGCGCTGCGCGCCTTCGGCGCGACCGTCGACAAGCTGCCGAGCGGCATCCGCCTGTCGGCGCCCAACGGCCTGCACGGGGCGAACATCCAGCTGCCGTACCCCAGTGTCGGAGCCACCGAGCAGGTGCTCCTCACCGCCGTGCGCGCCAAGGGGACGACCGAGCTGCGGGGCGCCGCGATCGAGCCCGAGATCATGGATCTCATCGCGGTGCTGCAGAAGATGGGCGCGATCATCTCCTACGAGCCCAACCGCGTCATCTTCATCGAGGGTGTCGAGTCGCTGCGCGGCTACGACCACCGGTCGATCTTCGACCGCAACGAGGCGGCGTCGTGGGCGTGCGCGGCCCTCGCCACCGACGGCGACATCCTCGTGGCGGGCGCGAAGCAGCAGGAGATGCTGACGTTCCTCAATGTCTTCCGCAAGGCAGGCGGCGACTTCGACATCACCGAGGAGGGGATCCGGTTCCGTCGCGGCGGCCCCCTCAAGCCCGTCATGGTCGAGACCGACGTGCACCCCGGCTTCATGACCGATTGGCAGCAGCCGCTCATCGTGGCGCTGACCCAGGCCGACGGCGTGTCGACGGTCCACGAGACCGTCTATGAGAACCGTCTGGGGTTCACGCAGGCGCTCAACAAGATGGGTGCCGACATCGTCGTGCACCCCGAGGGTCTCGCCAGTCCCGACCGCCGCGTCGCGCGTCGCGCACTCGAGCAGGCCGCCGTCATCACGGGTCCGACCCCGCTGCACGGCGCCGACGTCGTCGTCCCCGACCTCCGCGGCGGGTACAGCTACGTCATCGCCGCGCTGGCGGCGCAGGGCACCTCTACGGTGCGCGGCGTCGACATCA from Microbacterium aurum carries:
- the murA gene encoding UDP-N-acetylglucosamine 1-carboxyvinyltransferase, whose translation is MNTLLSASASTPPGGAGSVLEFRGGRPLRGRVEVKGAKNLATKAMVASLLGGTESVLRDVPDISDVQVVRSLLEVHGVTITDDGEGVLRLDPRGAVSAHIEEIDAHAGASRIPILFCGPLVHLLGQAFIPDLGGCRIGDRPIDFHLDALRAFGATVDKLPSGIRLSAPNGLHGANIQLPYPSVGATEQVLLTAVRAKGTTELRGAAIEPEIMDLIAVLQKMGAIISYEPNRVIFIEGVESLRGYDHRSIFDRNEAASWACAALATDGDILVAGAKQQEMLTFLNVFRKAGGDFDITEEGIRFRRGGPLKPVMVETDVHPGFMTDWQQPLIVALTQADGVSTVHETVYENRLGFTQALNKMGADIVVHPEGLASPDRRVARRALEQAAVITGPTPLHGADVVVPDLRGGYSYVIAALAAQGTSTVRGVDIIRRGYEKFLDKLTALGADFDVVA
- the leuD gene encoding 3-isopropylmalate dehydratase small subunit, encoding MEKFTTHTGVAAPLKRSAVDTDQIIPAVYLKRVTKTGFDDALFANWRQDPGFILNQPAFASASILVAGPDFGTGSSREHAVWALRDYGFKAVLSPKFADIFRGNAGKQGLVTGVISEDDLEAVWAAIDAAPGIEMTVDLAERTAVIGDPSTGSGHRLRVPFDIDDYTRWRLLEGLDDIGLTLRNEDRIAQFEARREAWRPRTLPVR